The genomic DNA gtgggctccctctagtggtgaggatgcaacaggtctatgttgtgggctccctctagtggggaggatgcaacaggtctatgctgtgggctccctctagtggtgaggatgcaataggtctatgttgtgggctccctctaatggtgaggatgcaacaggtctatgttgtgggctccctctagtggtgaggatgcaacaggtctatgttgtgggctccctctagtggtgaggatgcaacaggtctatgttgtgggctccctctagtggtgaggatgcaacaggtctatcttgtgggtgccctctagtggtgaggatgcaacaggtctatgttgtgggctccctctagtggggagGATGCAACAGGTGTATgctgtgggctccctctagtggggaggatgcaacaggtctatgctgtgggctccctctagtggtgaggatgcaacaggtctatgttgtgggctccctctagtggtgaggatgcaacaagtctatgttgtgggctccctctaACGATGAGCatgcaacaggtctatgttgtgggcGCCATCTAACGGCGAGGATGCAACAAGTCTATGTTGTGGGCGCCATCTAGTGGtgaggatgcaacaggtctatgttgtgggcGCCATCTAGTGGTGAGGAAGCAACAAGGctatgttgtgggctccctctagtgtcgAAGACAAAAAGATTGGTCATGTTGAATTCCAACATGCCCGATCCTTCCTTCCCATGAAGCCTATCTTACCTCTTTTTGTGCCACGTTGAAGGGGATGGCGTTGGATAAATGTTCCCTTCGGATGCCGCTCCACCTGGTCCTGAAATCGGTGACGGGACAGGCGGGCCGTACGTACTTGTCGTACACCACGTCCCCCTGGTAATTCACGATGCTGCACCGCGCTAGGGCGCTGTTGCGACCCTTAAACCCGGTGCCCACCATTTCACAGTCAATAGCAAGCACCTTGTGGCTGGGTGGCACCGCCGCGGCGGAGGGGAGGCCGCTTTCATACTCGCTGAGCAACAGGTTGCGGTGCGGTACGAGGGGCTTGGCAGGTTCCTTGGCGCCGCCCATAGCAGGGGAAGGGCGGTCTTTGGAGGGGGTGGGAGGACAGGGGCGGTTAGCGGCGCAGTTTATACCGATGCTTAATGTGCCCGGTTGGCACGGGGCGCCCACTGTTACGGTCCGGGATGATCCGTCCTGCTGCCTCCCCGGCCCATGACCCTCCGCCTGTCCATTCGGCCGACTCCGGCCCCACGCGTTTCGCGTCTCTCCAGCTTTCTTATTGGGCAGCTGTTTTTGTTTGAGGAATCCGCGTTTCTCCAGATATTTCCGCCTTCTCAAGAACTGCTTGTGCTTTCGATTTATTGATCCGCTAAGCGCCCTCGACAACCCGGAGGACACATCTATGTTGATAAACGTGTCAGCCATGATGGCTTCCCTCACCGACAATGTTACGTGTTTTTTCCCTGCTTCATCCGACGGCGAGAAAGCGACATCACCTACAACACACAAGATACATGGTTACACATTAATGCtcgtactgtaaagaatcctttgttGTTCTATACGTTGACCTGAGGACAGACTCTTAATATATGTATAATTCACAGATTTTCTCCTCGTAAACGAGCGCCGATCCCAAATATATTCATTTTTTATACATTTAATGCGGTTCAagaagattttttttaattaacccTACGCACATCTCATCAGTACATACACTGAGGGCCAATTGATTGCTATGGCAACAAAAGCGAGCACTTTCGTGCATCCATCCTATTTAACGCATTTCACCATCAATCAGTACGGTGCTATTGTTCTATTACCACACAGCATAATACAAGGTCCTGTAAAAAAAATCACTTTAAATCTTGGTTATTTGGGCCTAAAACCTGACAAAAGGATCAATAATAACAAGAATGACACAAATATATACAAAAAAGGTGGAAACTCGGCACACAACAGTCACTTCCGGCTCGACACCAGCGAGGAGGCCGCACGTGAGACCGCGAACTCTCCCGCACAGGAATCCGAATCTTTACCTCAGAGGTTCGGCCGCGCTGAGGGAAGAGGCCGAGGATGCGCAGGCCGTTACCGGGAGCGGAGCGCAGACGGGTAATGGATAGACAATGTACGGGAGGGGAGGACCGGACTTACCAGGCACACGAGACGTGGAGGCCTTCCGGGTGTAAACGTCACGTCCCACTAACCCACGGAGAGCCGGCCTCACATGGAGGAGTGTAAGTGCGGGGAGGGAGAGGCGCCATCTGCATAGTGACGAGCAGGGAGGGGCCCTGTTGCCCGATATTAGCCGATATGGCCCCCCACCAAAGTGTATTATTTGGCTTAGATAGTGTGAGGTGGTATCACACATATGCCCCCTCCATATTATAATCATTGTTATCAAATTCCTCCATCTTGGGGGTCAGTAATTACTATCAAAGCAACATGGTGTCTTGTTTATAAGCGCCATTACCACGCAATATCATGGGGTTTGTTTTAATTCTATAGAATCTTTTGCGTGACTGAAATTATCACTcttccgttttttccttacaaaaaCCGCagctttgtctttatttttttactaCCTCATTTTGTTTACCACAGTATGTAGTGAAAATGGCTGCTCAGTCTATCGCAGGTGTACCAAAATGGCTGCTCAGTCTATCGCAGGTGTACCAAAATGGCTGCTCAGTCTATCGCAGGTGTACCAAAATGGCTGCTCAGTCTATCGCAGGTGTACCAAGATGGCGTCTCAGCCTACCTCAAGTGAACCATGGTGGTGGCTCAGCCAACTGCAGTGTACCAATATGGCTGCTCAGcaggtgtaccaagatggcggctcagcctatggcaggtgtaccaagatggcggctcagcctatggcaggtgtaccaagatggcggctGAGCCTATCGCAGGTGCACCGAGGTGGCGGCTGAGCCTATCGCAGGTGCACCGAGGTGGCGGCTGAGCCTATCGCAGGTGCACCGAGGTGGCGGCTGAGAGCCTATCGCAGGTGCACCGAGGTGGCGGCTGAGCCTATCGCAGGTGCACCGAGGTGGCGGCTGAGCCTATCGCAGGTGCACCGAGGTGGCGGCTGAGCCTATCGCAGGTGCACCGAGGTGGCGGCTGAGCCTATCGCAGGTGCACCGAGGTGGCGGCTGAGCCTATCGCAGGTGCACCGAGGTGGCGGCTGAGCCTATCGCAGGTGCACCGAGATGGCGGCTGAGCCTATCGCAGGTGCACCGAGGTGGCGGCTGAGCCTATCGCAGGTGCACCGAGGTGGCGGCTGAGCCTATCGCAGGTGCACCGAGGTGGCGGCTGAGCCTATCGCAGGTGCACCGAGGTGGCGGCTGAGCCTATCGCAAGTGCACCAagatggcggctcagcctaccgcaggtgcaCCAAGAaggcggctcagcctaccgcaggtgtaccaagatggcggctcagcctaccgcaggtgtaccaagatggcggctcagcctaccgcaggtgtaccaagatggcggctcagcctaccgcaggtgtaccaagatggcggctcagcctaccgcaggtgtaccaagatggcggctcagcctaccgcaggtgtaccaagatggcggctcagcctaccgcaggtgtaccaagatggcggctcagcctaccgcaggtgtaccaagaaggcggctcagcctaccgcaggtgtaccaaggtggcggctcagcctaccgcaggtgcaccaaggtggcggctcagcctaccgcaggtgcaccaaggtggcggctcagcctaccgcaggtgcattaaggtggcggctcagcctaccgcaggtgcatcaagatggcggctcagcctaccgcaggtgcatcaagatggcggctcagcctaccgcaggtgtaccaggaaggtggctcagcctaccgcaggtgtaccaagatggcggctcagcctaccgcaggtgcaccaagatggcggctcagcctaccgcaggtgcaccaaggtggcgg from Anomaloglossus baeobatrachus isolate aAnoBae1 chromosome 12, aAnoBae1.hap1, whole genome shotgun sequence includes the following:
- the ISG20L2 gene encoding interferon-stimulated 20 kDa exonuclease-like 2, whose translation is MADTFINIDVSSGLSRALSGSINRKHKQFLRRRKYLEKRGFLKQKQLPNKKAGETRNAWGRSRPNGQAEGHGPGRQQDGSSRTVTVGAPCQPGTLSIGINCAANRPCPPTPSKDRPSPAMGGAKEPAKPLVPHRNLLLSEYESGLPSAAAVPPSHKVLAIDCEMVGTGFKGRNSALARCSIVNYQGDVVYDKYVRPACPVTDFRTRWSGIRREHLSNAIPFNVAQKEVLKLLHGKIVIGHAIQNDYKALGYFHPKEMTRDTSKIPLLNRKAGFPEKEPASLKRLAKQVLHKDIQVGKSGHSSVEDAKTTMELYRVVEAEYERELAAGTAQL